The Gossypium hirsutum isolate 1008001.06 chromosome D03, Gossypium_hirsutum_v2.1, whole genome shotgun sequence genomic interval acaacaacaaatatactatcacttcctttcttagttcgaggcaaacctagaataaaatccatgggtAAGTCTatccaaggtgaagtaggaatcggtaaaggagtgtaaaggccatgaggcattaccttagattttgcttgtttacatgtaatgcacttgAAACATACCTTTtcaacatccttcttcatatgtggccaatggaagtgttcttgcaagatgtctagtgttttggccactccaaaatgtcccattaaacctccactatgggcttcatgaatcaataagtctctcatggaacactttggtatgcataacatgtttatacaaaaaagaaagccatctacaagataaaacttttcaaaagcagtatgtccacaattcttatagatatggctgaaatcagcatcatcatcatataactccttaatatgttcaaaccctaagactttagcattaaatgtagttattaaagcatatcatctaaacaaagcatctgcaactacattatctttacctgttttatattttatcatataagggaatgtttcaatgaattctacccatcgggcgtGCCGTTTACTCAACTTATCTTGTCCCTTTAgccatttaagggattcatgttctgtatgtatgacaaactcattaggcatcaaataatgttgccatacttgaagtgcacgaaccaatgccaatagttctttgtcataagttgagtagtttaattgtgcaccattcaattgctcactaaaataagcaattggttgcttatcttgcattaaaatggtgccaattccaattcctgaagcatcacactcaagttcaaaagtattagaaaaatcaggtaatttaagaagaggagcagaacaAAACTTAGCTTTTGGGgtctgaaaagccttttcttgggtttcaccccatttgaaacccattGATTTCTTTAACACCTCTGTTAAtagggcagcaatagtagagaaatctttcacaaatcatctataaaaactagctaaaccatggaaagatctcacctcagttaccgatttaggagtcggccactccttaattgccttgactttgtcctcatcgacatgaataccttgagcactaactatgaaacctaagaatattagtttatcacaacagaatgtgcatttatcaaggttggcaaataatctttcagctcgcagaatatccaaaacgattttaacatggaaaacatgatcatctaatgtcttggagtaaattaaaatatcattaaattaaactactacaaatttgtcttaaaacgtgattcattaatctcataaatgtactaggtgcattaatAAGattgaaaggcataactaaccattcatacaatacaaattttgttttaaaggttgttttccattcatccccttccctcattcgaatttgatgataactgctttttaaattaattttagtaaatatgattgagccatgtaattcatcaagcatatcatcaagtctaggaattgaATGTCGATACTTCaccgttattttgttgattgggcggcaatcaacacacattcgatacgtaccatctttctttggtaccaataagacaggaacggcacaagggcttaggctttcacgaatgtaccctttgtctaataattcctcaacttggctttgcaattcctttgtctcctcaggattacatctataggctggtcgatttggtattgaagctctgggtactaaatcaatttgatgttctatccctcgtaaaggtggtaaacctttaggggcctcgcTAAAAACAACCTCATAACACTGTAAAAGagactgaaacacactaggcaaattttcgttaatgttagataaagataaataattttgcctaaacgtcacaaggatacaaggctgtttattgagtagggctctcctcacatccttttttgttgccaaaaatttttttctctcattttaccacttgtggattcactcacctttcggctttttaaattttgacttttttcactactagcctcttttctctctatcttttgtacttgTCCTTTCTCGCTTACCCCCTcaaaaaatttcatcatcttcaattgatctttaaatacatcagtgggatttaaaggagcaaaagtgaattttctacctttaaacacaagggagtatcgattaagcttaccttggtgtgtaacatcacggtCAAATTGCccaggtcgtccaaggagcaagtgtgccgcatgcattgggaccacatcacaccatacttcatcctcataattcccgagcttaaaagtgaccagGGACTGCTTCGTAACTTTAACTTtggagcattcattaagccactgaaggtgataggCTTAGGGtttttggtacaaggcaactttaaagaatccaccaaataactactcactacatttGGGCAACTCcgactatcaataatgagtgaacataagttacctttaataaaacaccgagaatggaaaaattggtcctttggttatcatcatctttcatctgaatgttaatggttcggcgaactacaaggcattgaaaatcagcaaagtccctttcttttggtggttcaaccaacttTTCGCCATTATCActatcatccacaagttctggcatatctggatctgttttatcagagttagaagtgtactcaccattatctttcagaagaagtaatctcgtgttagggcattccctactataatgaccacgccctttgcacttaaagcgtTCAATCTTACGAGTCTTCTtcacactcgaatcacctaaattgggctgcttagaaggtgtttgcattttaacaggagcccctttttttccaatctgattgcttactcccattactcaaagaagacttattagtaacaaaaggggattttgaaattttaaaatcggaattggaattgttacctcggtaatattgtgaagtagagatggaaccaaacctttgttcctttaattgttgctcgatctcaatggctttgtgaactgcttcttctAAATCAATATAAGTTTGTAGCTCAATGTATTAgttatcggcctgttcaaaccatcaataaatcgaaccatagttgtttcctcatcctcctccacattagctctctgaacgagcatttccatctccttaaaatattcatccaccatcctactaccttgaacaagtcttctaagctttattttaatctctctatagtagtgaagtggaataaatcttttacgcataatctatttcaactcatcccatatcgaaatctcaccttcataattacaatgacgatttaccccaagttgagtccaccaacttaatgcataatctgaaaattctagcgttgctaacgctaccttttcatcatccggacatttataatttcgaaacataagttcaatcttagattctcattcacaataagcttctggatcattcttaccatgaaattggggaattgtgaacttcggttttgccaaagagggttgcccACGATCAGGAAAATTAGattcagttctagggacacgtcgaggaccTCGCcaatgagcaggaggctggttatccatatcttctttaattggatctcgatattgaggctcttgattcaatcgTACTTCATTTAAAGTAGCACTCAAAGTTCTGAGTAAGGCAGCCtattcgtctaactgttgttggaattttgtaAATTTGTCGTAGACATCATTATGATCATTATCACCTTGACCaaccttagacattttcaaaaacctgcaaaaaaaacattcaacactcaaaaagaaaagttagcaaacctcaccattaatcactcaaaaagaaaaaatcatattctcaatgaggtagaattcaatcttgtgagttctttagtagagtctatatcaaccaattaaaaagtgtatgaaccgaactaccaaagaatcctaatttgcactaggatgccaaaaaactGACGTGACACCAactgatttgtgtcgcaccgaggaagaattgtgcacactttaaaaatcctactaacacaagaaacaataaggtgttagatattgtaaagggagaataaaggcaaacaaatgaaaacctacagctaagaatcaataaaaattgctcaaaccaaaaaacccgaaaaactacggagtaacttgacaacttcgttcgaggtgttcccgatctccaaaaaacatgaaattaaatatggaatgtccttaaatattgaattttttatctggaaattttgggcaccaaactcaactcgctgaatcttttttaaaatttttattggattttgtatttttcaatttttttgacttttttgactgaatttttttgtgggaaatattttttatattcaatcacagtgccacaaatatgtatgtgaaattttagatcaatcagacaacatttacccactcaaatgaatttgttttgaaaaatttttctgggtaaaactactgtttgtagtttaaaaaatagagatcagtttagaaatcaaccaagaacacccaaaacacccaaaatgtgataccaaatgatagagggttgcgcgcggaccaagatcgagttgtcaagtcacgggaaaattCTTACGAGGCTCTAGACGATCGGATCtgaaaacgaaacagaaaataaGATTAGATTCGATTAGATCTGAATAGATAGTAtccaaaacaataaagaacagCCAACAAACTAACGCCCTTAAGAATAACAAATCTTGGATGTCAAGAATACGAATTGGTAATCGAATTAAACCCCAATCTGCCGAATCTAAAAAGAACAATCACAAACagtaagttaattttaaaagtcCAGCaaattgatggaataaaagatAGGGTATGGACGGTAAGAACAAAAGAAAGATTTAAGAATCAAAAACGGTTCTTGGAGCCCAAGGAGATGTCAATTTTCCCAAATTGAAACAGTAAATTAATTtcccccaaaattccagcaaccgaATTCAACTAGATTTGAAAaggagaaatcggcaagaacAATGGAATTTAGGGATCTTGAACGATCTTTGCTGCCAAGAACAAAGGGGGTCGATCCTATTTTGAATGATGAAGAGATCTTGGAGTTTAGGAAagcctgaaacgcaacaagaacagcaaacaagTTAGTTAataaaaatcgacacaagcagaatttaaaagataggatgaacagcaagaaataaatataaagtcctaagaagccttgaaatcccgaaagatttcacagcTCCCTTCAAACaactctaatctcccctccaatgaagatcaatggtaagaagaaggctgaagatggctcccacaataaaaaagattgttaaaacaacttctaaagaaaactcaagaggaAATTCTtagagaactcaaagagaattttcactcaaagcaaatctgaaattttcaaagtgtttctaatgtgtttaaaagggtggccggccattcctatttataggcctTAATATTTTCCTAATCCtattagaaaactaaaactaaaaaaactcctaattaaatattaaagagaaATTCGGTCAAGGGCCTTaaattgggcctcttggactgaacaATTACATAACAATTAATTTAGAAAGTCTAAAATtgaaactaataattaaatttttacaaattgggccactttaacgaTTTGGCCTAATTTTAAACTAAGTATGattttgacttcttggttgggcttggaatcgtcttattgggccttgccttcaagaacttgggcttgtagtccatctcctccgaaattggttcgttgatgctcgtaacagaAATCCAATGCgccttggctgcaagattcggtttcttggaccaagatttccaagatttgaaatcttgattttcttgattcttgaaaccgctccaaacagcaagattggaccaagattcgatttcttgaagaaagtgaatcttgattttctttttctttcgtgtatgcatctaaggccttgctaacaaattcttgaatggtcccatttagtttggaacgcattttttgggcctttgacctcgttattcggccttgtggtaatttgagcccatcacgttcttgagcttgggttgggcctttgtgactcgtaccAAAGTTAATTTTCCCAAAACAACAAATCAAACTCCAAATCCCAACAAACCGAATTTAATAAGAATTGGAAGGAATAATCGACAAGATCAATGGAAACGATGAGTTGATGCTCGATTCTTGCTACCAAGAAGGGTGCCGATCAGTTTCTTTAACGTTGAAGAAGCTGAAACAGCAAGAACTTAAGTTAGGATATGAAACGGcacaaaataaagataaagtcctaagaagccttgaaatcccgaaagattccacaactcccttcaaacgactctaatctcccctccaatgaagatcaatggcaagaagaaggctgaagatggttcccacaatcaaaaagattgttaaaactacttctaaagaaaactcaagagaaaattcttggagaactcaaagagaattttcactcaaaacaaatctgaaatttttttatgtaattgtaatgtgtgtaacaagggtggccggccatgcctataaataggccttataattatttcctaatctcattaggaaaactttaaaaaaaacctaattaacaaatttaggagggaaattcggccaagttATTTTAATGGGCTacttgggccgaatttttacatataatactcctaaattctaaattttaaattaagcaattaaaatttttacaaattgggccactttaacaatttggcctgattttcaactaagtatggtttgacttcttggttgggcttggaatcctctTATTGAGCCTtcccttcaagaacttgggcttgtagtccatcttcTATCGAAATTGGttcattgatgctcgtaacggagatccaatgcgctttggctgtaagattcggtttcttggaccaagatttccaagatttaaaatcttgattttcttgatacTTGAAATCGTtccaaacagcaagattgggccaagattcggtttcttgattttcttgaaaacaagaaagtgaatcttgattttctctttctttcgtgtacgcatctaaggccttgctaacaaattcctgaatggtctcatttagtttggaacgcatttgtcgggcctttgaccttgttattgggccttgtggtaatatgagcccatcacgttcttgagcttgggttgggcctttgtgactcgtatcaaaggCCCTCCAAGCTGACCATGAAAcctaaaaaaatcactttgtCACAACAAAATGTACACTTTTAAGGTTAGCATACAAGGTTTCCTTCCTAAGAACTTCCAAAATAGATCGAAGGTGCATCACATGCTCATCCAATGATTTACTATATATGAGAATATCATCAAAGTACACAATGCAAAACTTATCAATGAAATTTTTAGCAAAACATAATTCATAAGCCTCATAAAAGTACTAGGAGCGTTGGTTAAGCAGAATGGCATGAGGTCAATTTGAGGTCAATTTTTTAGAAGAATTTGGCACCACTTAACTCATCAAGCATGTCATCTAAGCGCGGTATAGGATGCCTATACTTAATGGTCATTTTGTTTACAGCATGGTAATCAACGCACATGCGCCAAGTTCTGTCCTTCTTTGGTACCTACAAAACTGGTACGGCCAAGGGCTAAGGCTCTCTCGAATATAGCCCTTTTCCATGAGTTCATTGACTTAACATTGTAGCTCTTTGGTTTCTTCGGGATTGGTTCAGTATGCTGGTCAGTTCGAAATAACGGCTCTAGGCACAAAGTCGATTTGGTACTCAATCCCAAGAAGGGGTGGCAAACCACTAGGCACATCATCTGGAAAGACGTCCTGGAAATCCTACAAAAGAGAAACAACAGAAGAAGGGGGATTTCTGATTAAGTCATTAGTATTAAACAAGTTttccttatacataagtacaaggatTGGTTGCCTCGCCAAGAATGCCTTTCGAACATCACTTTCTTTTGCAAATACATTCAGtttttcactcactttttctttttcatctttctcttttctcactttcttttcactctcttttttcagattttctttctttttctcatttttcttttctttattttcactcttttctttttctctcatttgatctacggaatttttcaaattgatttaatcctCATAAACTTGCTTTGGCGTCAACGGAGCTAGTGTTACATTCCTTCCCATGTGTTTGAATGCATAACGGTTGGAATAGCCATCATGAATAACTCgacgatcaaattgccacgggCGGCCAAGTAACAAATGACCCGCATGCATTGGAACAACATCGCAAAGCATTTCATCGGAATATTTTCCTATGGAGAATGAAACACGTACTTGCCTCATCACCTTTAACTCTCCTCCATcattgagccattgaagtttgtacggATTTGGATGCTTAGTGGTCGGTAGATTTAGTTTGTCCACCATAAGAGTGCTCGCGACAttcgtacaacttcctccatcgatGATGACGCTACAAAGTTTTCCTTGTACTTGACAACAagtatggaagatgttctctcGTTGTTGTTCATCTTCGACACTTTGAATACTTAGACTCCATTTAACTACAAGGAGTTCTCCATCAAGGGCATGTTTGACTTCGTCTTCGTTGTCAAAAACGATTTCGGGCTCATCTTTAAGTTCTTCTTCCTCCGATTCGATTTCTCCATTCGCACGAACCACAATATTGTTACGGTTGGGACATTGGCacttaaaacatttaatatcCCTTGTTCGATTGGCAAATGAATCGGTGGCCTTGCCTTTGCTCGTGTCGCCCATAGGTTTATTTGTTTTGGCAGGCACTATGGGCTCCTTGGCATGACTTGGTGGATTATTTTTACTCATTCTTTGCCCCCATCTCGTTGTGCTTGTGGTGGGATAACTTCGAATGGTGCCCTTTCGCTTGAGTTGCCTCTCCACCTTAATAGCCATATGTACCATGTCCATGATCTCGATATAATGTTGTAATTCCACAACATTGGCGATGTCTCGATTGAGACCAGCAAGGAAACGCGCCATCGTTGCTTCACAATCTTCTTGGACATCAGCACGAATCATTGCAATCTCCATTTCTTTGAAATAATATTCAACACTCCTtgaaccttgagtgagattttggagtttttgataAAGTTCTCGGTGATAGTAGGATGGAATAAATCGAAGTCGTATCACAACCTTCATTTTAgcccaagtggatattggtcGTTCTCTATTCCTTCTCCGGCTCGTGGTAAGTTGGTCCGACCAAATCATGGCGTAGTCGGAGAACTCTATGGCTGCCAACTTGACCTTCTTGATCTCGGAATAATTGTGACAATCAaagaccaattcaatcttcttttcccattcCAAGTAGGCTTCCGGATCAGATCTTCCTTGGAACGATGGAATAGAAAGCTTTATGTTCTTCAGGTCGTCATCCACACGTCCTTGATCCTGATTGCCTCGATTCTTAGACCTTTTCACCTTTCGCTTTGGTTTGATCCTGGATCACTTTCGGCTCCACTCGGATCATAAAGATCGTCTTGATTGATTTTCGGTTGGCCTCGTTCTCTTTGTGGCCCTTGAGGTGTACGTTCTCGTTGAGTCCTCTCCTCAACTCGATCCAAATGTTTGTTGATGGATTCCAACTCATCTCGGAGCATGCATTGAAATTCTCGCAACATGGCTTGTTGACCCAAATCCGGCACCCTACCTGCTCCAGGCGCAATGTTTCGGATTGGTTGTCTTCCACCTCCTTCCGCCCTGTTTTgttcaggactttgagacataaaaaataaaaacctcaCAACAAAAACCTCACAAATCTCTCGAAAAGAAAAGTTGGTGTCACTCACACTTGTGTTTGCCCTCGTTTTCGGCTTTTACCTCCATTGTAATGCGCtcacacactcgtgcctttttccactcaatttcctcccgtgatttcgtaagcgactcgttgTGACTTATCTTAGTCCACAGGGTCGGCTTcaaaggggtgttacaagggatTAATGTTACGTTATAGGTTGGCTAAAGAAATAAGGAGGGTTCGTAGAAAGTGTGGCGAGATAGGAAAGAAGGATATTGAGAGAAGGATCAAACTTACAAGATGAAAACACTTTATCAATTTCACTACACTTTGAAACACaaacacttcttttttttttaattcacgaattgttttttttctttttttcttcaattcactttttttttaatttcatatgtatataattttttttgaaatttcaattttttttgttgaaatttttttacgtACTTATTTAGAAATGACTTTGAATGCTCGTACTTCTCATTTTAACAAGCTcagataccaaatgatacgatctcgATTTAGTAGTTGAATCCGAgccgtttagttcccgatcgaaAATGaagaagtatatttgaataaaatgattcaagtaaaagaaaataagattGAGTTTAAAGAAGTCAAATAGGTTTGGAATAAAGATGAGTATGTATTCGGTTTAGGCTAAAAGAATGTGATATAGGTTTGGTCAAATTCGGTTTAGGTTTAGGTAAGGAATGGATTTGGTTTTGGTATGAATTGGAATTGGCTATGGGTACGAAATGGTATGAGATTTTTGGTATGAAACAAACCAAATTGGCTCAAAAAGGTTAaggatgaaccaacactaaagaagagTGTTGActcgaaacttataggacctaaaagaGTCAAAATTGGTAATTTAagaaccttgacccgatacttaggaaagtatgaaccaaaggtattaagggtgaacgccacactcgggtttagggagtgataagttcggaaaagactcggaaagacgccactagaagctagataagtcttacgggtctcgaacaaaatttgagagaaaatgcctcacaaattcgGCAGCAATTCATTAACCAAAATGTCAAAGttctttacaaaatgaaattttcagctatttataagcagaacctaagctagccgaatagtcacttACATCccttaaaaattaagtaaatgaaCCAATTAATTGAGATGGTAAGATTCGACTGAATGGGAGCTCCAATGGTCAGCTTGTAGATTGATAAATAAACCTTGAACAACTTAGATAGTGCATGGatgagctaggttcggccaatgagcaTAAATAAGCTAAGCTCATTTAAGTTGCAACTTTtactgaaaagtgaccagcaactAAAAGGGACTTGAACAaccaaatgaagtgtgaaagctcagctttgaagagtcatggagtgtgaaaaCAAGGGACCGAACAACGAAGATGcatccagcaatgtgaaaggattaaatggcagctttggagttGCACACATCATCTCTTTTAGCTGAATGGTCACTCAGAAGTGATAGGGGTTTGaacacggaccaagatcgagttgtcaagtcacgggaaactcctacgaaaactctaaacgttTGGATCTAAAATTAAacagcaaaacttaattagaatcaattagatctggaaactaaaaatccccaaatcaataaagaacagccaagaatcaaaacacttataaatagatgttcttggaaaccaagaacacgaaattaagccccaagattaacttccaatcagccgaaactatcaaagaacacaaaacaacaactaaattaaaaacagatTGCGAAATCAATGGACACTAGTTCTAGGGATTGGACCGCAAGAAAAGGGGAATTTTTGTGAATCAAAAACatttctttatgtccaaggaagtgccgaatcagatcttgaagtttggaatggctgaaacgaaacaagaacaattaataccaaattattcaacaaaacggcacaagcagaatttaataaagaagaatgaac includes:
- the LOC107950067 gene encoding uncharacterized protein, with translation MSQSPEQNRAEGGGRQPIRNIAPGAGRVPDLGQQAMLREFQCMLRDELESINKHLDRVEERTQRERTPQGPQRERGQPKINQDDLYDPSGAESDPGSNQSERSDPEAYLEWEKKIELVFDCHNYSEIKKVKLAAIEFSDYAMIWSDQLTTSRRRNRERPISTWAKMKVVIRLRFIPSYYHRELYQKLQNLTQGSRSVEYYFKEMEIAMIRADVQEDCEATMARFLAGLNRDIANVVELQHYIEIMDMVHMAIKVERQLKRKGTIRSYPTTSTTRWGQRMSKNNPPSHAKEPIVPAKTNKPMGDTSKGKATDSFANRTRDIKCFKCQCPNRNNIVVRANGEIESEEEELKDEPEIVFDNEDEVKHALDGELLVVKWSLSIQSVEDEQQRENIFHTCCQVQGKLCSVIIDGGSCTNVASTLMVDKLNLPTTKHPNPYKLQWLNDGGELKVMRQVRVSFSIGKYSDEMLCDVVPMHAGHLLLGRPWQFDRRVIHDGYSNRYAFKHMGRNDFQDVFPDDVPSGLPPLLGIEYQIDFVPRAVISN